One part of the Bacillus sp. FJAT-27916 genome encodes these proteins:
- the chrA gene encoding chromate efflux transporter, with protein sequence MRTERKRISVKALLEILIVSTRLGFTSFGGPIAHLGYFHEEYVKRRKWLDEKGYAELVALCQFLPGPASSQVGIGIGIVRGGLLGGITSFIGFTLPSVIALILFALLLEGMDIGEAGWIHGLKLVAVAVVAHAILGMAEKLTPDLKRKAIALIALIITLVWEMTFTQVAVIALGALAGYMLFKQEKEEDEAPFEIPLSRKVAAACLILFFGLLLLLPVLSEAFSIKWLAVFDSFYRSGALVFGGGHVVLPLLEQEVVPSGWVSEESFLAGYGAAQAVPGPLFTFAAYLGAVMNGWAGGLLATAAIFLPAFLLIVGTLPFWAVIRQNPAMKGAFMGVNAAVVGILIAAFYQPIWTSTIKDAADFAAAAVLFSMLAYWKLPPWSVVVAGALLGIGLEFWN encoded by the coding sequence ATGCGGACAGAACGGAAACGGATTTCCGTAAAAGCATTACTAGAGATTCTTATTGTTTCAACAAGGCTTGGTTTCACCTCATTTGGCGGGCCGATTGCCCATCTTGGCTATTTCCATGAGGAATATGTGAAAAGGCGTAAATGGCTTGATGAGAAGGGATATGCGGAGCTTGTTGCATTATGTCAATTTCTCCCTGGGCCTGCAAGCAGTCAGGTTGGCATTGGAATAGGTATTGTCAGAGGAGGTTTATTAGGGGGGATAACCTCTTTCATTGGATTTACACTCCCCTCTGTCATTGCACTGATTCTGTTTGCCCTATTGCTGGAAGGGATGGATATCGGCGAAGCAGGCTGGATACATGGCTTGAAGCTAGTCGCTGTAGCTGTTGTCGCCCATGCAATTTTAGGGATGGCGGAGAAGCTTACACCTGATTTGAAAAGGAAAGCAATCGCGCTCATTGCCTTAATCATCACACTGGTTTGGGAGATGACGTTTACACAGGTGGCTGTCATTGCGTTAGGTGCATTAGCTGGATATATGCTGTTTAAGCAGGAGAAAGAAGAGGATGAGGCTCCATTTGAAATTCCTTTATCTCGAAAGGTTGCTGCAGCGTGTTTAATCCTATTCTTTGGCTTGCTCCTCCTGCTTCCTGTGCTTAGTGAGGCGTTCTCTATTAAATGGCTTGCTGTGTTTGATAGTTTTTATCGTTCGGGAGCGCTTGTTTTCGGCGGAGGGCATGTCGTCCTGCCGCTGCTTGAACAAGAGGTCGTCCCATCTGGCTGGGTCAGTGAGGAGTCTTTCTTGGCAGGGTATGGAGCGGCTCAGGCTGTACCTGGACCTTTATTCACCTTTGCCGCTTATTTGGGAGCGGTCATGAATGGCTGGGCAGGCGGGCTTCTGGCCACAGCAGCCATATTTTTACCGGCTTTCCTGCTGATTGTAGGGACTCTTCCTTTTTGGGCGGTTATTCGGCAGAATCCAGCTATGAAGGGAGCATTTATGGGAGTGAATGCTGCCGTGGTTGGTATCTTGATTGCGGCCTTTTATCAGCCAATCTGGACGAGCACGATCAAAGATGCGGCGGACTTTGCTGCAGCTGCTGTTCTATTTAGCATGCTGGCCTATTGGAAGCTGCCTCCTTGGAGCGTAGTTGTTGCTGGAGCCTTGCTCGGCATTGGATTAGAATTTTGGAATTAG
- a CDS encoding ABC transporter ATP-binding protein, which translates to MALLELKDVNKVFKSGKSEIEALKPTNFKAEAGELIAVIGPSGSGKSTFLTIAGGLQTPSNGDVLINGHNLIDLKEKKRASIRLKEIGFVLQSSNLVPFLTVQQQMKLLDKVKKDNLRENQLEQMYESLGIGELLNSFPSDLSGGQRQRVAIAKALYTDPSIILADEPTASLDSDRAFEVMDMLKDATKKNKKTTIVVTHDTRLIDYCDKVYKITDGQLKLEA; encoded by the coding sequence ATGGCATTACTAGAATTAAAGGATGTAAACAAGGTATTCAAATCAGGCAAATCTGAAATTGAGGCATTGAAGCCGACAAACTTTAAAGCTGAGGCCGGCGAGCTAATTGCCGTAATCGGCCCTTCCGGTTCAGGCAAAAGCACCTTTCTCACTATTGCCGGAGGACTTCAAACTCCAAGCAACGGCGATGTGCTTATAAACGGTCATAACTTAATCGATTTAAAAGAGAAGAAACGCGCCTCCATTCGACTGAAAGAGATTGGCTTTGTCCTTCAATCATCTAACCTTGTTCCTTTCCTGACCGTTCAACAGCAAATGAAGCTGTTAGATAAGGTCAAAAAGGATAATCTTAGAGAGAATCAGCTGGAGCAAATGTATGAATCTCTCGGCATTGGCGAGCTATTAAATAGCTTCCCATCAGACTTATCTGGAGGTCAGCGCCAGCGTGTTGCCATTGCGAAGGCACTCTATACAGACCCAAGCATTATTCTCGCTGATGAACCGACCGCCTCTCTCGATTCTGATCGTGCGTTTGAGGTAATGGATATGCTGAAGGATGCGACAAAGAAAAATAAAAAAACAACGATTGTCGTCACACATGATACCCGCCTGATTGACTACTGTGATAAGGTTTACAAGATTACAGACGGCCAGCTTAAGCTTGAAGCATAA